The Astyanax mexicanus isolate ESR-SI-001 chromosome 6, AstMex3_surface, whole genome shotgun sequence region AGGCCAGCATTACTAACTAACACAATGTTACCTCGCTCAGTCAGATTAGAGGAGGAATAGAGACGGTTTTGTGGCGAAACCTCGGTTTAAATGGGCTCGCTCTGTTGTTCTCTTTGTTGCTGTAGCATATGTGTGAACACAGCACGCTAGAGAAGCAGAGGGACTCTGCTGAGTCTGAGTGAGActgggtgtttttattttaggCATGTACTTTTAAATCAGGTCAGCTAAGAAAGGTCTGAATTTGCAGTAATTCTACACATACCCTGATTGGTAAACATGAAATGCCAGTTTAATAAAGAGAATAGAAAAAAGAACGAAAGAGAACCACCTTGACTATCCTTCTGTGGCAAAAGTCAGTGCTTATTGAGGAGGAACCTTGCAGATCTTTGTGTTGCCACAAGCAGGCGTCTCAGAGGACTGTGTTTGTTTAACCGCAGCCCTGACTGTTAAGCAACCGAGCGGTATCTATGTGCCTGTCCAAAGTCTTCAATAGTTAACACTGAAGCATAGCACCTGCCAACAATTTagcattatttgttattttgtgcCTTATATTTTCTGCAAATGCCAGTGATCATCTGATCATCTACTAAATCTAGGATTTCAGTACTTCTGCTGTTTGTTGTCTTGCTTAAACATTCAGGATCTTTTAAGTGCTTTTGGACACTCATTAAAGGCTTTTGTGTTATCGGCTGCAGATAAGGTAGAAGTAAAACTAAATCAAATTCTGAACGTGCTGCTTAAGGATCTAACAATATCTCCCCCTTTTTTGAAGGCTCGGACAAGCCATGGCAGAGCACATGATGATGCCCATGAGCCACGGCCAGGCCAATGGCGGCCTTCACGGGTACCGGATGGGCATGAACAGCCAGCAACATGGACCCCAGCCTGGCTTAAGAGCTATGCCCAATGGACAGATGATGCACTATGGGCCCCAGGGAGCCATGGAGGCCAACATGAGGCAGCGGCCCAACATGATGGGCCCAATGAACGGTCAGATGAATGGAGCACCCATGGGTCACCATCAGATGCAAGCATCAGCCAATATGATGTACAATAACCAGGGTcagcagcaccagcaccagcatcaTCACATGCACcaccaacaacagcagcagcagcagcatcaacaacagcagcaacaacaacaacaacagcagcagcaacagggaCAGCATCAGCATCCAGGTCAGCAGCAGGCACAGCAGTACATGGCTGGAGGTCTAACTTCTCAACAGCTAATGGCCAGCAtgcacctccagaaactcaaCACCCAATACCACGGGCACCCGCTCGGGGTCATGAACGGAAATCACATGGGGAATGGAGCGCAGTTCCGCATGGGCCATGCTCAACTGGCCAACATGCAGCACATGGCTGGTCCTGCGCTTGCGCTCAATGGCATGGACACAGACCTGATTGATGAGGAGGTTCTCACGTCTTTGGTCATGGAGTTAGGACTGGACAGGGTGCAGGAGCTCCCCGAACTGTTTCTGGGACAGAATGAGTTTGATTTTATACCAGACTTTGTCAGCAAACAGCAGCCCAGCACAGTCAGTTGCTGAGATGTGGACAGTGAGACACTCAAAAGGGTGGACATTCGGCAACCAGGTGAAAAAAAACCCTGTTCTTGGTCTTGGAGAGCAGAGAAGAACAGCCAGATGTTTCTCTGGTCCACTGCAGACAAAGAGTGGTGGGGCTCCAGCCAGGGTGGTTGTTGTATATCTGTGTGAGGAGGGAGTACCAAACAATGCTCCTGACCCCTCCAGACATGAATGTAATGACATTGCAGGACTTTTGAGCTTGGTGCAATGTGAAGTGCTCACAGGCCTTCAAGCAGTTTTTACATTCACTTATAACTTATGTCTGTTTCCTCAGATACCAATGTAGATCACatgaacaatgtaaaaaaaaaaaacctttttgaaGTTCCATGTTGCAGTTGCGATAGGGGGAAAAGATTTCTGATATTTGTAACTGTCTAATGGTTTGGTCTTAACTTGGGGGAGGGAAATGTCCATGTGTACTGGACTTGTCAGCTTCCCAGTTCTGTATGTTGTGCTGATCTACATAAACCAAGCAAACTCATTTAGATATCTTTCAGTAACTACTGTGGGATATGCCATCACAGCTGTTCTGCTTAAGCTGTAGAACTGCCTTAAAtcacagcttttatttattatttgtttctaGTTGTCAAGGAGGGTTAAATGTGTGACAGACctcttttctttaataaagatggcCGGGTTTTAACTGTGGCCTAATTTACCCCTTTTCATCTCTGAATTTACTGGACCAACAATGAATGCTGCTCAAAAAATGGGTCACGTGTTTCCATCTTGCATCACTTTGGGTAGAGATCTTGTATAACAATCGTATCATTCTTATATCAGCTCTATTGAGACACAGTGTGGCAATGATCCTCTTCTTTGCTAGTCTTGATTAAAAAGCTTAAACCTGGAGGGCTTGCCTTGCCCACTGGTTTTTAATATGGTACGCTGGGCTTAATCAAAGGTGGTTGATTTCTTTGGTAACTGTCTGCACCTTCATACCCAAACAGATTGCTACAGATGTAATGCCTTTTTTCTAGTGTTAAACAAATGGGCTGTGAGGGACGATGTATTTtcttgggtgggggtggggttaGTGGAGACAGGCCAGGTTAATCTCTGCTTACCTTGACAATACAAGAGACCTCAAGCCTGCAGGTTTTTTAGCCTGGGAACAGAAAGCTTTGGCTCCATTTATGGACACAGGCCTACTTGGGCTTTTAAAGGGGGTTGCAAAGGCAAGCTGTTAACGCTTCATTGTCATTTCCTCTTTCTTCAAGAAGGAGAGGGGGAGGATAGGCAGAGGGATCAGCAGGACAGGAAGTAACTCAGATGAATACCAAGCCCTTGGTTCTAAAAGGAGACTATGTGAGCAAACTAAAGCTAGAGCTGGTGCCTCTGAAAACTTCTGTTTGAGAGCTCCTTCTGTTTACTCTTTTCAGGACCTGCCGGTTAGCTGGGTCAGCCTTTTTACGCTGAGCTGGAAGACCGAGCTGTAGTCCTGTCATACTGCACATGTACATATACAGTCATTTTACCAGTGTATACTTTTCCTTTTCCTGTCTTGACAATTGTAGTTTCTGCTTGGATGGCTTTTGAAAGCTGAGTTGACCTTCTCTTGGCTACCCAGATGGCAGGGTGGACACATCTGTTTCctcatctttctttttctcttgcttCTGTttgaagaaaatgtatttattttaagcaataataaactattttatttatggAGCAAACGTTTGAATTATGCGTTGGTTTATTACTTGTAACTTTGCAGAGTATCAGGTCATATCCATTACTGGAAAAACTTTAATATGTTAAAATAGCTGCCAACTACGTTTTTTTGGTCACAATTCAGTAGAGTGAAGGTGCTTGAGCAGAGAAAGAAGTCTCACACCTTTTTATGTTAGTCCCACTCTATGGAAATTTAGCTACCAAGGGCAGCAGGTGGCTTCAGCCAGACTCTGGGTTGGAGCTGTGACACAGAC contains the following coding sequences:
- the cited4b gene encoding cbp/p300-interacting transactivator 4b, translating into MAEHMMMPMSHGQANGGLHGYRMGMNSQQHGPQPGLRAMPNGQMMHYGPQGAMEANMRQRPNMMGPMNGQMNGAPMGHHQMQASANMMYNNQGQQHQHQHHHMHHQQQQQQQHQQQQQQQQQQQQQQGQHQHPGQQQAQQYMAGGLTSQQLMASMHLQKLNTQYHGHPLGVMNGNHMGNGAQFRMGHAQLANMQHMAGPALALNGMDTDLIDEEVLTSLVMELGLDRVQELPELFLGQNEFDFIPDFVSKQQPSTVSC